The genomic window CGAGCCCGAGCAACAGACCGGACCCGGCCGCGCGTGCCGCAGGTCCCAGCGCCGCGAAGATCCCCGCGCCGATCATCGAACCCAGTCCGATGACCACCGCATCCCCGACCCCGAGCGTGCGGCGCAGCCCAGCGCCCGATCCGACCTGTGTCATGCACCGCACCCTACTGATCGCCGCAACCGCCGGACGTCACCGAGACGTCCTCCCCGACAACAACGCGAAACGACAGAGGACGACAGAGCAGGGCAGGGGCAACAGGGCCCGACGACAAGGCACCTGGCTGGCCTCTGTGGGGGGAAACACAGCACAGGCACAGCACAGGCACAGTACGAAAGGGCAGGTTCACGGCATGAGCATCATCGGCTGGATCGTTCTGGGGCTGTTGGCCGGCGCCATCGCCAAGTTCCTGCTGCCGGGCCGGGACCCGGGCGGCTTCATCGGCACGACCCTCATCGGCGTCGCGGGCGCCTTCATCGGCGGCTGGATCTCCGCCCGCTGGCTGGACCACCCGATCTCCGAGCAGTTCTACGACGGCGCCACCTGGGCGGCCGCGATCGGCGGCTCCCTGGTCCTGCTGATCGCCTACCGCATCCTGTTCGGCCACTCCCGCCGCTGAGCCCGTACGCACCCACCACCCCGAATCCGCAGCCGGCAGGCGAGAAGGGTGGGTCCCAGGACGAAGCCGGGGCCCATCCTTCCGCGCTCGGCTCTAGCTACGGGTGATCACCGGTAGTTGACGAACTGCACCGCGAAGTCGAAGTCCTGGCCCTTGAGGAGGCTGATCACGGCTTGCAGGTCGTCGCGGCTCTTGGAGCTGACGCGGAGCTCGTCGCCCTGGACCTGGGCCTTGACGCCCTTCGGACCCTCGTCGCGAATGATCTTCGCCACCTTCTTGGCGTTCTCCTGGGAGATGCCCTCCTCGATCGACGCGAAGATCTTGTACTCCTTGCCGGACAGCTGGGGCTCACCCGCGTCCAGGGACTTGAGGGAGATCCCACGCTTGATCAGCTTGGACTGGAAGACGTCGAGGATGGCCTTCACCCGGTCCTCGGAGTTCGCCTCCATCAGGATCTTCTCGCCGGACCACGAGATCGAGGCGCCGACGCCCTTGAAGTCGTAGCGCTGCGAGATCTCCTTGGCGGCCTGGTTGAGGGCGTTGTCGACCTCCTGCCGCTCGACCTTCGAGACGATGTCGAAACTGGAGTCGGCCATGTCCTGTGGCTCCTTGCATCGGGGTATCGGGAGGCGACAAGCCTAGCCACCCCGCCCCTCCGAGCACTGATCAATCAGGTGGCGAAGCACCCCCGAGCATCAGGTATCGTTTACGTCGTCGCCACGGAGCACCGCCGAAAAGCGGTTCGAAGGGCGGCAGATCCCAGGCGGTGTGCCCGAGTGGCCAATGGGAGCGGACTGTAAATCCGTCGGCTTAGCCTACCCAGGTTCGAATCCTGGCGCCGCCACGTGGAGGGAAGCCCCTTCCGGACTGTGAGAGCAGTTCGGGAGGGGCTTTTTCGTATGCGTATACGACTGGGCACGTGACGGATACGCGGAGCCGGTACGGCCGCGAGGCACACTGACCGCATGTCATCGCGTCGTAGAAACTGCCCCGAGTGCCGTCGAGAGATCGCCGTCGTGGCGGGGCGGTTCGCGCGGCACGATCCGCCCGGGGCGAGCGGGGAACTGGTGTCGTGCCCCGGGTCGCGCAGGCCGGCCCAGATCGGGGCGGCCCAGCCCGCGCTCGACGGGTATGTCATTCCCGGGTTCCCCGGTCAGCTGCCGCTGTTCTGAAGCGGGGCCCCTCGGTTCAGTTGCCCGCCACCGACTTCACGGCCACCGAGACCGGCGTCGAGCCGCTGATGAGTTCCAGGGTCAGACCGGCGGTGGCCGGGGTGTCGAGGAGTTCGGCGAGTACGGCGGCCACGTCGTCACGGGGAATCGGGCCGCGGCCGGTGGACGCCTCCAGGCGGACGAGGCCGGTGCCGGCGTCGTTGGTGAGCATGCCCGGGCGCAGGATCGTCCAGTCCAGGGCGTCCAGACCGCGGACGTACGCGTCGGCCTCGCCCTTCGCGCGCTGGTAGACGTCGAAGACGTCGTCGCCCTCGTGCTTCGGGTCCGCGCCCATGGAGGAGACGACGATGTGACGTCGTACGCGCGTCCGGACCGCGGCGTCCGCGAACAGGACAGCGGCGCCGCGGTCGACCGTGTCCTTGCGGGCCGCCCCGCTGCCCGGGCCGGCGCCCGCCGCGAACACGGCGGCGTCCGCGCCCTGCAGATGCGCGGCGACCTCCTCCGTCGACGCCGACTCCAGATCGCACAGCACCGGCTCGGCACCGGCCGCCCGCAGATCGTCGGCGTGTTCGGCACGGCGGATGATCCCCGCGACCTCGTACCCGCGCGCGGCGAGCAGCCGCTCCAGCCGCAGCGCGATCTGACCATGACCCCCAGCGATGACAATGCGCATGTTTCCGACCGTACGCCCGAACGGTCGCGTTCGCCGCGCAACCATCCGGCCGTCACAGGTGTCTCACAGATGTTCGCCGTGTTGGGCGAGCGCCGGAATCACAGGGGGATACATCACCGCCATGCGTAAAGCCGCCGTACGTACGTCCATAGCGCGCGCATCCGCCGCCGGGGCGCCCGTCGTCCGCCGTACCTTCACCGGGGTCGGCTGCGCCGCGGCCGTGCTCGCCACGGTGGCCGCGTGCGGCACCGTCCAGAACCTCACCGCGGGCCAGAAGGTCGACAGCGCCGTCGAGCGGCTCGGCGAGCAGAAGTCGCTGGCCTTCGGGCTCCGGCTCGACGCCGACCCGGACGACCTCACCGCCCTGATGGGCGAGGACAGCGAGGAAGTGCCGCCGGAGATGGCGGAGTTCTTCACCGGGCTGAGCGTCGATGTGTCGGTCAAGTCGAAGAAGCCGCTGGCCGAGTCCGGTGAGAAGGACGTCGTCGGCGTCGGCATGAAGATCTCGGGCGACGAGGGCGTGTTCGTCGAGTACCGCCTCGTCGGCGACTACACGTACTACCGCGTCGACATGGAGGCCATGGGCGAGGCGATGGGCATGCCGTTCCCGTCGGCCGACGAACTCGACGAACTCCCCGAGAGCGAGCAGCATCTGCGGCCGCTCTTCGAGGGCGACTGGGTCAAGGTCAACACCGACGACCTGGAGGAAGCCGCCGAGGACGCCGGAGCCGGCTCCGGCTCGGGCGGTTCCGGCGAGATCGACGCCAAGACCCAGAAGAAGATCCTCGACGCCGTCCGCGGTGTCGTCGCCCGCGAGGTCGGCTTCAAGACCAAGGAGGGCAAGGACGGCACCGAGGTCATCACCGCCAAGGCCAACTTCCGTGACCTGCTCACCGGCATCGTCGACAAGCTCCAGCCCATCGAGGGCAACCTGCCGCCGGGCGCCGAACTCCCCACGAGCAAGGACCTGAAGGACGCCCCGAACAAGAACGTCGCGGTCGACTTCACCCTCAAGAACGGCGACCTGACCCGGATCGAGACCGATCTCGCCGTCCTCGCCGACGACCCGAAGGGCGCCAAGGCCCCCCTCGTCCTCACCTTCGGCAAGGCCGGCGACATCAGCGCGCCCAAGGGCGCCTCCGAGATGCCGGTCGACGAATTCGGCGGTCCGTTCGGCAGCGGAATGCTGAGCATCTGACCGGCCGCCCAGGCCTGTTCGGACCTGCGGCACCGGGCACGCGCGCGTAAAGAACGAAGACTCCTACGCGCGCGTGCCCGCACCCATGTCCGCGGTTCGTACGCCGCCCACGCACGGCCTACGCCCTTCGCGCCGCCCACCTCCGCCCGCGCACGCCAACGCGCGCCCGCACCCAGCGCGTACGCCCCTCACGACGGCTCCCCCCGCCCCTGCCTAGGCAGATCCGGCGCCCCGCTCGCCACCGAGCCGCAGTACTCCCGTACCGCGCTGGTGCGCGCCACCACGCGCCCCCGGTGCACCACGATGCGGCTGTACGCGAGGGACAGCACTCCCGGAAGCCGGTCGCCGCGTACGGCGAGCAGCTCGGCGGGGAAGCCGGCCTCCACGCGCACTTCGGGCAGGCCGAGCGCGGCGCGTGCCGCTCCGCTGACGGCGTCGTACGCCTCCTCGGGCCGCATGCCGTACCGGGAGGCCAGCAGGTAGGCCGCCTCCAGCGGGTCCCCGCGGCCCACGGGATTCGACACGTCCCGCAGGGCTCCGCCACCCGCCGCGACCCCTACGCCGGCCGCCCGCAGGAGCCGTACGGGGGCGGTGCCCCGGCGGTCCACGGTGCCGCAGCCGCCCTGGGGGAGGCAGACGACCGTGACTCCGGCCGCGGCCAGCTGGTCGGCGGTGCGGGAGGCGGCCTGGGCGGGGAGGCGGGCGAGGCCGCCGCACGGGCCGAGGGTGACGCCGGGCCGCAGGCCGCCCGCCATGGCCGCGAGCCGGGCCAGCCGCGCCGGGTCGTCACCGTCGGTGTGCAGGTCCACCGGGCAGTCGTGCTCGGAGGCGATCTCCAGGACCGCCTCCACATACCCGGTGGGGTCGGGGTCCAGATCCGGGCAGCCGCCGATCACCGAGGCGCCCATCTTGACCGCGTCCCGCAGGATCGCGAGCCCGTCCGACCCGGCCACCCCGGTCAGCACCCGGGGCATTGCCACCGTCGTCACCTCGACGAGCCCGCGCAGCGCCCGCTCCGCCTGGAGCACCGCCGTCAACGCGCCCAGACCCTGTACGTCGCCCACATGGACGTGTGAGCGCATCGCCGTGGCCCCGTGCCCGAGCTGGAGCAGCGCGGCCTCGGTGGCCCGCCGCTGGACGTCCTGGCCGTCGTACGAGACCGGTCCCTCGAAGTCGGCCGACAGGGCCGTGTCGCCGTGGGCGTGTGGTTCGACGGGGGCCGGCAGGAGCAGATGGCCGCCGAGGTCCACCCGAGTGGCGGGCGCCCCGGACGCGGCGGAGCCCGCGCCCAGGCTTCCCGCTGTGCCGACCGCCTCGATATGCCCGCCGTCCAGTCGTACGTCCACCACCCGGCCGTCGGTCAGTCGCGCACCGCACAGCAGCAGGGCGCCCGCCTCGTCCCGACCCGAGGGTGGGCCGGACGAGGAGTGGAACGGCTGCGGCTGGCTGTCGGGCATCGCGCTCCCGGGGCTCGACGACGGCTGCACGGTGACGCACACGGTAGGGACACGGTAGGGACACGGCGGGGGATACAAGATCACGCAGAGTGAGTCGAGCCTAGGCGGGCCGCCCGTCCTCGTCGCGGAGGAGCGCAATAGTCGTACCGGCGTGGTTCACCTGCCCGGGAGACCGCCGAGAAGGCCGGGACGGTGGTGCTGATGAGGCCCGAGATGCCTTCGGGAAGGGGACGGGCAACGGCCCCGGTCGATCCCCGGGCGGCCCCCGGAAGATCCCTGGACGGCCCATGGATGGGGGCGGGGAAACGGATTTGGGCGATCGGCGGTGGGGCGTGTAATGTCTTCATCGCTCGCCCCAATAGCTCAGTCGGCAGAGCGTCTCCATGGTAAGGAGAAGGTCTACGGTTCGATTCCGTATTGGGGCTCTGGTGTGAAAAGGTTCCCGTCGCAAGGCGGGGCCCGATCGCATCGCAGCGGTGTAGCTCAGTCGGTAGAGCAAGCGGCTCATAATCGCTGTGTCACCGGTTCAAGTCCGGTCACCGCTACTGACAGTAGCCGATTGTGGGGTCGGTCCTTCGATCGGCTACTCTTCTGTGCGTTGAACCCTGTCCCATCCGTTCGTCAAGGAGCACTCACGTGGCTGCCACCGACGTCCGCCCGAAGATCACGCTGGCCTGCGTGGAGTGCAAGGAGCGGAACTACATCACCAAGAAGAACCGGCGTAACAACCCGGACCGACTGGAGATGAAGAAGCACTGCCCGCGTTGCAAGGCGCACACCGCGCACCGCGAAACGCGATAAATCAGGCTCGTACGCGAGGCCGTCCCCGAGTGATCGGGGGCGGCCTCGCGTCGTTACACCGACCAGTACCGGTCAGTAGAGCAGGAGGTACCGAGCCCATGGCGCTCGACCAGTCCTTCGTGGGGCGTTCCTACCCGCCCACCGACCCCTACGAGGTCGGCCGGGAGAAGATCCGCGAGTTCGCGGAGGCCGTGGGGGACGGCAACCCGGCGTACACGGACCCGGACGCCGCCAAGGCGCTCGGCCACCCCGAGGTGATCGCCCCGCCGACCTTCGTGTTCTCGATCACCTTCAAGGCCGCGGGGCTCGTCGTCGCCGACCCGCAACTGGGCCTCGACTACAGCCGAGTGGTGCACGGCGACCAGAAGTTCGCCTATACGCGCCCGGTGCGTGCCGGCGACCGCCTCACGGTCACCTCGACCATCGAGGCGATCAAGTCCCTGGCGGGCAACGACATCCTGGACATCCGCGGCGAGGTCCACGACGAGGCGGGCGAGCACGTCGTGACCGCCTGGACCAAGCTCGTGGCCCGCGCGGCCAAGGAGGCGTGAGGATCCGATGACCGCGAAGATCTCCTACGACGACGTCGAGGTCGGCACCGAACTGCCCGCCCAGACGTTCGGCGTGACCCGAGCCACCCTCGTCCAGTACGCGGGTGCCTCCGGCGACTTCAACCCGATCCACTGGAACGAGAAGTTCGCCAAGGAAGTCGGCCTCCCGGACGTCATCGCGCACGGCATGTTCACCATGGCCGAGGCGATCCGCGTCGTCACCGACTGGACCGGTGACCCGGGCTCCGTCGTCGAGTACGGCGTCCGCTTCACCAAGCCCGTGGTCGTCCCCAACGACGACCAGGGCGCCACCATCGAGGTCAGCGCCAAGGTCGGCGCCAAGCTCGACGACAACACCGTCCGCGTGGACCTGACGGCCATGAGCGCCGGCCAGAAGGTGCTGGGCATGTCCCGGGCGGTCGTACGACTGGCCTGACGGCCCGAGCGACGAGTGCGGTGCAGTGCGGTAAGGGGCGTTCTCCTTGGAGGCCTGTGGCGCCCACGCGGCGGAGCCGCGTATCGGCACTGCCCCGCGCTCCTCAGGGGCGCGGGGTCACGCGTACCCGTTGTCCACAGGCCGAACGAGCGCCCCTCTTGCGTCTCGTACTCTTGAGCCCGTGCAGGAACTCCACGACGCCCCCCTCGCCCCGCTGACCACCTTCCGGCTGGGCGGGCCCGCGCACCGGCTGATCACCGCGACCACGGATGACGAGGTGATCGCCGCCGTCCGTGAGGCCGACGACGTCGGTACGCCGCTGCTGCTCATCGGGGGCGGGTCCAACCTCGTCATCGGTGACAAGGGCTTCGCCGGGACCGCGCTGGTCATCGCGACGAAGGGCTTCGCGCTCGACGGGACGCGGCTGGAGCTGGCCGCCGGTGAGGTGTGGACCGACGCGGTCGCCCGGACCGTCGAGGCCGGGCTCGCGGGTATCGAGTGCCTGGCCGGGATCCCGGGCTCCGCGGGCGCGACACCGATCCAGAACGTCGGGGCGTACGGGCAGGAGGTGGCCGCCACGATCACCGAGGTCGTCGCCTACGACCGGCTCACCCGGGAGACGCTCACCGTGCCGAACGCCGAATGCGCCTTCTCGTACCGGCACAGTCGCTTCAAGGACGAGCCCGAGCGGTACGTCGTGCTGCGGGTCCGGTTCGAACTGGAGGACGCGGACGGGCTGTCGGGGC from Streptomyces sp. DSM 40750 includes these protein-coding regions:
- a CDS encoding YajQ family cyclic di-GMP-binding protein, translating into MADSSFDIVSKVERQEVDNALNQAAKEISQRYDFKGVGASISWSGEKILMEANSEDRVKAILDVFQSKLIKRGISLKSLDAGEPQLSGKEYKIFASIEEGISQENAKKVAKIIRDEGPKGVKAQVQGDELRVSSKSRDDLQAVISLLKGQDFDFAVQFVNYR
- a CDS encoding GlsB/YeaQ/YmgE family stress response membrane protein, whose product is MSIIGWIVLGLLAGAIAKFLLPGRDPGGFIGTTLIGVAGAFIGGWISARWLDHPISEQFYDGATWAAAIGGSLVLLIAYRILFGHSRR
- a CDS encoding SDR family oxidoreductase, translating into MRIVIAGGHGQIALRLERLLAARGYEVAGIIRRAEHADDLRAAGAEPVLCDLESASTEEVAAHLQGADAAVFAAGAGPGSGAARKDTVDRGAAVLFADAAVRTRVRRHIVVSSMGADPKHEGDDVFDVYQRAKGEADAYVRGLDALDWTILRPGMLTNDAGTGLVRLEASTGRGPIPRDDVAAVLAELLDTPATAGLTLELISGSTPVSVAVKSVAGN
- a CDS encoding MaoC family dehydratase, yielding MTAKISYDDVEVGTELPAQTFGVTRATLVQYAGASGDFNPIHWNEKFAKEVGLPDVIAHGMFTMAEAIRVVTDWTGDPGSVVEYGVRFTKPVVVPNDDQGATIEVSAKVGAKLDDNTVRVDLTAMSAGQKVLGMSRAVVRLA
- a CDS encoding UDP-N-acetylmuramate dehydrogenase; protein product: MQELHDAPLAPLTTFRLGGPAHRLITATTDDEVIAAVREADDVGTPLLLIGGGSNLVIGDKGFAGTALVIATKGFALDGTRLELAAGEVWTDAVARTVEAGLAGIECLAGIPGSAGATPIQNVGAYGQEVAATITEVVAYDRLTRETLTVPNAECAFSYRHSRFKDEPERYVVLRVRFELEDADGLSGPIKYAETARALGVEPGDRVPLAEARETVLKLRAGKGMVLDPEDHDTWSAGSFFTNPILTDEEFAAFHARVRERLGDDVTPPAYAAGDGHTKTSAAWLIDKAGFTKGYGTGPARISTKHTLALTNRGAATTEDLLTLAREVVTGVRDAFGITLVNEPVTVGVSL
- a CDS encoding amidohydrolase family protein encodes the protein MPDSQPQPFHSSSGPPSGRDEAGALLLCGARLTDGRVVDVRLDGGHIEAVGTAGSLGAGSAASGAPATRVDLGGHLLLPAPVEPHAHGDTALSADFEGPVSYDGQDVQRRATEAALLQLGHGATAMRSHVHVGDVQGLGALTAVLQAERALRGLVEVTTVAMPRVLTGVAGSDGLAILRDAVKMGASVIGGCPDLDPDPTGYVEAVLEIASEHDCPVDLHTDGDDPARLARLAAMAGGLRPGVTLGPCGGLARLPAQAASRTADQLAAAGVTVVCLPQGGCGTVDRRGTAPVRLLRAAGVGVAAGGGALRDVSNPVGRGDPLEAAYLLASRYGMRPEEAYDAVSGAARAALGLPEVRVEAGFPAELLAVRGDRLPGVLSLAYSRIVVHRGRVVARTSAVREYCGSVASGAPDLPRQGRGEPS
- the rpmG gene encoding 50S ribosomal protein L33 — protein: MAATDVRPKITLACVECKERNYITKKNRRNNPDRLEMKKHCPRCKAHTAHRETR
- a CDS encoding MaoC family dehydratase N-terminal domain-containing protein gives rise to the protein MALDQSFVGRSYPPTDPYEVGREKIREFAEAVGDGNPAYTDPDAAKALGHPEVIAPPTFVFSITFKAAGLVVADPQLGLDYSRVVHGDQKFAYTRPVRAGDRLTVTSTIEAIKSLAGNDILDIRGEVHDEAGEHVVTAWTKLVARAAKEA